Below is a genomic region from Eupeodes corollae chromosome 1, idEupCoro1.1, whole genome shotgun sequence.
CCACATCTTCACTCTGACTGTTCTTCTtgctcttctttttcttcttcggcGCCACCTCGACATCCTCATCACCAGATGAATGCtttcgttttttcttctttagctTGTGTTTTTTCTGTAACACTAATTCTACTTCTCCATCGCTGTCCATCGCAACAGTGTTTGATTCATTGGATTTGTGTTTTGAGTTCTTGGATTTGTGCTTTCCATTCGGGACTTCCGAGACCGCATGAGCTTGCTTAAGTCTCTCAGCTATTTCCGGACAAATTGTCAGCTTACTCTCGAAATCGACTCCATGCAAGGGATGACGTTGTTTGATGCCTTTTGGCATCGGGACCTTGACTGTCGACGAACCTTCCGACAGCGATGCATCCGGTGGCGTTAAGATTTTGAGACGACTTCTTATCACAATGTTTCCTTGAATTGGCACAATCTTAAGACTATTGTgggcttttttgtttttgtgtccgAAGGCATGTGGAATAGGTTCGGGGAATTCAGTAGCTACCGTTTCGTATTCATCTTGATTACTGCGTCCAGGtagtttgattttttgatcTTTGAGAATTGAAATATCGGttcctttgggacattgcactAACCATACCTCGTCTTCTtcgtttatcttaaaaaaatctccCAGAGCTTCATTATCGTCTTCGATTTCACTGTATTTTGGATTGCTTCGAAGGAATTTGATTTTGGTTTCCCTTGGCGTCTCATAAAACGTTTTGCTGTAGAGGAGTCAATTGTCAGATACAATTTAGAGTTTATTTTGAATCAAGattgtattaaaatttattacctCATTGTCTTTTCTTTAGtaaaacattaatattattatttatttaaataaaaataaataaaagtttaaaatctttGTGTACCGCACGTGCAACTGGAGGTCggtttaaaaaattgacagatgacaggttgatttgatttttgataggTCACTTACTATTGTGATTGCACCCGATTGCAAAGAAAGTAATAGATGACTTTCAATTTAGTGTGaccaaaaacacaattttgctAATAACAGTTATATAGATGCAACATTagagaaaatatattatatatattataatatatttcctctatggatGGAATGACTACTGTTTTGTTACATGATCATTAATTTCTCGGTTTAAAAACGTTAGAAAAGGTTTTCAAACGAATTCCTCGAAAAGATTATGGCATCATGTGgttcttttttaacatttttttggagCATACTGTGGTAGTTATGGTCACAACCTCATTAATCCtgatttaaaatacataaatagtaTGTTGGGTAAACTAAGTCCTTTTAGTCCCCCATTGAAAATTCTAACGCAGTAAAATCGAATGATCTTAGTGGCTAAATAACgtcccaaaaaataaatttcgtgaGCAGGTTTCCTACTCACGGCAATAAAAATACGATTGGTTGTGTTGTGTAGCTATTAAAACTACACATCTAAGTCATGTTATTTCCTCACCGCGAAAGAATAGGACATTGGGAAGGAGGACACTGAGCCTGCATTACGATGATGTTTCCTTACCAAATCAGTAACTTTTTACTGCTCTCCTTAAATGTCTTCAAAATTGTGCTacttttgatgtaatttttataaattttaaagtgttaTTCAATTGTTCATATTATTATAGTTCATGAAACTAAAAAATGAATTACCTTTTGTTTCCTTGTAAGATAATCAAAAGTTGACTTAGCTTTGTATTCTCATAGAGAAAATGTGTCTACCAAAAGAACCAGCTAACGGGGTTTTATTCTCTTTCGAcctcggcaaaaagttttcgaaaacctgaAAATCATTCACACCatacatttacacgttttcatttgacatttaaatttgtttaacaccggctgtcaaattttgtattgatgaaaaagttttcgaaaacctgaAAATCATTCACACcaaacatttacacgttttcatttgacatttaaataaacaataacaccggctgtcaaattttgtattgatgaaaaaatgtgtaagtaaaaagttttgttcttctcaaattatttgtgaaagtAAAATGTATTCtcaccaattcaaattgattttagccgcagaactttcgatatactctgtaatgaactaaaggatctggaaatgcaagatacaaactttagccttatgtatgtaggtacttatcaaGTTCATTTTCAGGAAGACAAAGGTCTATAAGAGTTACAAAAGAAGAACGAATGGGATCCCGCCATTGAGTGGTTTAACAAACGTTttgataaaaacatacaaaaaacttccAGTATTTCACCACCCACCGTCTCGGATgcggataaaatgaaaatatccaagTAATTCCTTTCACACAGTGAAGATGTTTTGTATGGTATGTATTCTCTcagattcaatttttaaaaaattcttgaaCTGAATTCTTTCAAGGATTTGTCTTTACCATTAATACCCTTAAGTCGATAATCCTGCTGTGATGGAGCAGCATATCAGCGAAGATAAGGCCATAACACTAGCTCTactcgaagaagagtttcaattgaagttctggggacgggtggaatgggctcacgacatgaa
It encodes:
- the LOC129941046 gene encoding uncharacterized protein LOC129941046, which codes for MSKTFYETPRETKIKFLRSNPKYSEIEDDNEALGDFFKINEEDEVWLVQCPKGTDISILKDQKIKLPGRSNQDEYETVATEFPEPIPHAFGHKNKKAHNSLKIVPIQGNIVIRSRLKILTPPDASLSEGSSTVKVPMPKGIKQRHPLHGVDFESKLTICPEIAERLKQAHAVSEVPNGKHKSKNSKHKSNESNTVAMDSDGEVELVLQKKHKLKKKKRKHSSGDEDVEVAPKKKKKSKKNSQSEDVAEDLEWLKRL